In Burkholderia sp. WP9, a genomic segment contains:
- a CDS encoding MFS transporter has product MTGRTLVTARSLRALDWLNFFVANVQTGFGPFIASYLASHKWTQGEIGMALSVGTISAMVSQVPGGAAVDALRNKKGAAAWAIFAIILSAVLLAVSPTVLPVIAAEVFHGFASCMLTPALAAISFALVGRANLGDRLGRNARWASIGSAVAAGLMGLFGEYYSPRAVFWLTAALAVPALFALTMIQRTDTVELPKAAPTPQQIERRESLRELLRDKRMLLFAACIVLFHLSNAAMLNLAAGEVTAGMGDNVQLVIAACIIVPQAIVAIMSPWVGRSAERWGRRPILLLGFSALPIRALLFAGISSPYLLVPVQMLDGLSAAVFGVMLPLIAADVAGDKGRYNLCIGLFGLAAGIGATLSTTAAGFVADHFGNAVSFFGLAAAGALAVLLVWAAMPETREAAADGEAPVADGEKSAAR; this is encoded by the coding sequence ATGACAGGCCGCACACTGGTAACAGCGCGCAGCTTGCGCGCGCTCGATTGGCTGAATTTTTTCGTCGCCAACGTGCAAACAGGGTTTGGACCGTTCATCGCGTCCTACCTCGCCTCGCATAAGTGGACGCAGGGCGAGATCGGCATGGCGCTGTCTGTAGGCACGATCAGCGCGATGGTGAGCCAGGTGCCTGGCGGCGCCGCCGTCGATGCGTTGCGCAACAAGAAAGGCGCGGCCGCCTGGGCGATTTTCGCGATCATCCTGAGCGCGGTGCTGCTGGCTGTCAGTCCGACGGTGCTGCCGGTGATCGCCGCCGAGGTGTTTCACGGCTTCGCGAGTTGCATGCTGACGCCGGCGCTCGCCGCGATTTCGTTCGCGCTGGTGGGACGGGCGAATCTCGGCGACCGGCTGGGGCGCAATGCGCGCTGGGCGTCGATCGGCAGCGCGGTCGCGGCCGGACTGATGGGCCTGTTCGGCGAGTACTACTCGCCGCGCGCGGTGTTCTGGCTGACCGCCGCGCTCGCCGTGCCCGCCCTCTTCGCGCTGACGATGATCCAGCGCACCGACACCGTCGAATTACCGAAGGCCGCGCCGACGCCGCAGCAGATCGAACGGCGCGAGAGTCTGCGCGAATTGCTGCGCGACAAGCGGATGCTGCTGTTCGCGGCGTGCATCGTGCTGTTCCATTTGTCGAATGCGGCGATGCTCAATCTTGCCGCCGGCGAAGTGACGGCCGGCATGGGCGACAACGTGCAACTCGTGATTGCGGCGTGCATCATCGTGCCGCAGGCGATCGTGGCGATCATGTCACCGTGGGTCGGGCGCTCGGCCGAACGTTGGGGACGCCGGCCGATTCTGCTGCTCGGGTTTTCAGCGCTGCCGATACGGGCGTTGCTGTTTGCCGGAATCAGCAGCCCTTATTTGCTCGTGCCGGTGCAGATGCTCGACGGTTTGAGCGCCGCCGTGTTTGGGGTGATGTTGCCGCTGATTGCCGCCGATGTGGCCGGCGATAAGGGACGCTATAACCTGTGTATCGGATTGTTCGGGTTGGCTGCCGGGATTGGGGCTACGTTGAGTACCACTGCGGCTGGGTTCGTGGCGGATCATTTTGGGAATGCCGTGAGCTTTTTTGGTCTCGCCGCGGCTGGGGCGTTGGCTGTTTTGCTCGTGTGGGCGGCCATGCCGGAGACTCGCGAGGCGGCTGCTGACGGGGAGGCGCCGGTGGCGGATGGGGAGAAGTCGGCGGCTCGGTGA
- a CDS encoding PRC-barrel domain-containing protein produces MSGGFSRPAWRLLLLAVFALFALSGCSSLLWGPQQAPIVDATVMPVEPASAPVAASAPEPVETEAAEPEQPRKPKKPVVKPHKVEPPPPVVTPAPPPPPPAPLIVLRTIERNEARALLDSEVQKPDGKVVGRAVDLIADAGGKPREMVVNLQGFLGVGDRKVNFPWGAFRFTPTAKTAPITLNAAAIPANAAKAAAVLQLPLIDATVERSNGAKVGRVIDVLIDANAQPQAVVLDVNGMVSTERRTIAASWSALRFVTKDKELHPLLELSDAQINATPPYASDKPIRAVSPAPPPAPAPAPAPASAPAAVAAPAAAATTTAVSNARAAR; encoded by the coding sequence ATGAGCGGCGGTTTTTCGCGTCCTGCCTGGCGTCTCTTGCTTCTTGCTGTGTTCGCGCTATTCGCGCTGTCCGGTTGCAGCAGCTTGCTGTGGGGTCCGCAGCAGGCGCCGATCGTGGACGCCACGGTGATGCCGGTCGAACCCGCAAGCGCGCCAGTGGCCGCCTCCGCGCCCGAACCGGTCGAGACCGAAGCGGCCGAACCCGAGCAGCCGAGGAAGCCGAAGAAACCGGTCGTCAAGCCGCACAAGGTCGAGCCTCCGCCGCCGGTTGTCACGCCTGCGCCACCGCCTCCCCCGCCCGCGCCGCTGATCGTGCTGCGCACCATCGAGCGCAACGAGGCGCGCGCGCTGCTCGACAGCGAAGTGCAGAAGCCCGACGGCAAAGTGGTCGGCCGCGCGGTCGATCTGATCGCGGACGCCGGCGGCAAGCCGCGCGAAATGGTCGTGAATCTGCAGGGTTTCCTGGGGGTCGGCGACCGCAAGGTGAACTTCCCGTGGGGCGCGTTCCGCTTCACGCCGACTGCGAAAACCGCGCCCATCACGCTCAACGCCGCCGCGATTCCGGCGAATGCGGCCAAAGCCGCTGCCGTTTTGCAATTGCCGCTGATCGACGCCACCGTCGAGCGCTCGAACGGCGCCAAGGTCGGCCGCGTGATCGACGTGCTGATCGACGCCAACGCACAGCCGCAGGCGGTCGTGCTCGACGTCAACGGCATGGTCAGCACCGAACGGCGCACGATTGCCGCCAGTTGGTCGGCGCTGCGCTTCGTCACCAAAGACAAGGAGCTGCATCCGCTACTCGAGTTGAGCGATGCGCAGATCAACGCAACGCCGCCTTATGCGAGCGACAAACCGATCCGCGCGGTGTCGCCGGCGCCGCCTCCCGCGCCAGCGCCTGCCCCTGCTCCGGCTTCCGCGCCCGCCGCCGTTGCGGCGCCTGCGGCCGCGGCCACGACTACGGCGGTTTCCAACGCACGGGCGGCCCGATGA
- a CDS encoding metalloregulator ArsR/SmtB family transcription factor, whose translation MVKFDEALLNRTFAALSDPTRRALLARLSSKDLSVSELAEPFAISLPAVMKHLDVLSEAGLITRSKTGRTVACRLCAGPMEEAMEWLGRYQRFWSESLDRLAAFVEEEQSPCPPSPASPSSGVSTPRPPKSSARGRNRRNS comes from the coding sequence ATGGTTAAGTTTGATGAAGCGTTATTGAATCGCACCTTTGCCGCGCTGTCCGATCCGACTCGGCGGGCGCTGCTCGCGCGTCTGTCGTCGAAAGATCTGTCGGTCAGCGAACTCGCCGAGCCGTTTGCGATCTCCTTGCCCGCGGTGATGAAACACCTCGACGTGCTGTCCGAGGCGGGTCTCATCACGCGCAGCAAAACCGGCCGCACGGTCGCGTGCCGCCTGTGCGCCGGGCCGATGGAGGAAGCCATGGAGTGGCTTGGCCGCTATCAGCGCTTCTGGTCCGAATCACTCGATCGTCTGGCCGCTTTCGTCGAAGAGGAGCAAAGCCCATGTCCGCCCAGCCCAGCCTCACCCTCCAGCGGCGTCTCAACGCCGCGCCCCCCAAAGTCTTCCGCGCGTGGACGGAACCGGCGCAATTCATGA
- a CDS encoding NCS2 family permease has translation MMEPHAQPISEVGTESFDGKGFLDRYFEISSRGSSQRQEIVAGITTFLAMVYSVFVVPGMFGKAGFDTSAVFVAVCLTTAFGSLLMGVWARLPIAIGCAISLTAFTAFGLVLGKGLQPNVALGAVFLMGVVFTAISVTGVRSWILRNLPTGIAHGTGIGIGLFLLLIAANDVGLVVKNPGAGLPVSLGNITALPALMSVAGLAAIFGLVRRRVPGSILIVIVAISAIALAIDPAVSFHGVFAVPSLSAPGHASLIGAMDIKGALSMAVLPSVLALVMTAVFDATGTIRAVAGQAGQLDENGRIINGGRALTADSLSSIFSGLLGGAPAAAYIESTVGVAAGAKTGMAAAVVGLLFLVVMFFSPLAGLVPSYATAPALMYVGLLMLSNVSKLHMDDMVDSMSGLMCAVFIVLTANIVTGIMLGFATLVIGRVVSGEYRKLNVGTVAIAIVLVGFYLGGWAI, from the coding sequence ATGATGGAACCCCACGCCCAACCGATTTCTGAAGTCGGCACCGAATCATTCGACGGAAAGGGCTTTCTCGACCGCTATTTCGAAATCTCTTCACGCGGCAGTTCGCAGCGTCAGGAAATCGTCGCGGGTATCACGACCTTCCTCGCGATGGTCTATTCCGTGTTCGTCGTGCCGGGCATGTTCGGCAAAGCGGGCTTCGACACGAGTGCGGTGTTCGTCGCCGTGTGTCTGACCACGGCCTTCGGCTCGCTGCTGATGGGCGTGTGGGCGCGTCTGCCGATCGCGATCGGCTGCGCGATTTCGCTGACGGCGTTCACCGCGTTCGGCCTCGTGCTCGGCAAGGGGCTGCAGCCGAACGTCGCGCTCGGCGCGGTGTTCCTGATGGGCGTCGTATTCACCGCGATCTCGGTGACGGGCGTGCGTTCATGGATTCTGCGCAATCTGCCCACAGGCATCGCGCACGGCACGGGGATCGGCATCGGCCTGTTCCTGCTTCTGATCGCCGCCAACGACGTGGGTCTCGTCGTGAAGAATCCCGGCGCGGGTCTGCCGGTGTCGCTCGGCAATATCACGGCGCTGCCGGCGCTGATGTCGGTGGCGGGACTCGCGGCCATCTTCGGTCTGGTGCGCCGCCGCGTACCGGGCTCGATCCTGATCGTGATCGTGGCGATTTCGGCGATCGCGCTCGCCATCGATCCGGCCGTGTCGTTCCACGGCGTGTTCGCCGTGCCGTCGCTGAGCGCGCCGGGTCACGCTTCGCTGATCGGCGCGATGGACATCAAGGGCGCGTTGTCGATGGCAGTGCTGCCGAGCGTGCTGGCTCTCGTGATGACCGCGGTGTTCGACGCGACGGGTACGATCCGCGCCGTCGCGGGACAAGCCGGGCAACTCGATGAAAACGGCCGCATCATCAACGGTGGCCGCGCGCTGACGGCCGATTCGCTGAGCTCGATTTTCTCGGGCCTGCTCGGCGGCGCGCCGGCGGCGGCGTATATCGAATCGACGGTGGGCGTGGCCGCCGGCGCGAAGACCGGCATGGCGGCCGCGGTGGTCGGTCTGCTGTTCCTCGTGGTGATGTTCTTCTCGCCGCTCGCCGGCCTCGTGCCTTCGTATGCGACGGCCCCCGCGCTGATGTACGTCGGCCTGCTGATGCTCTCGAACGTCAGCAAGCTGCATATGGACGACATGGTCGACTCCATGTCGGGCCTGATGTGCGCGGTGTTCATCGTGCTGACCGCCAACATCGTGACAGGCATCATGCTCGGCTTCGCGACGCTCGTGATCGGCCGTGTGGTCAGCGGCGAGTACCGCAAGCTGAACGTGGGCACGGTTGCCATCGCTATCGTGCTGGTCGGCTTCTATCTCGGCGGTTGGGCGATCTGA
- a CDS encoding thioredoxin family protein, with protein MEPQHRIGSQEEWLAASRALLAEEKAHMRAGDELARKRRALPWVRIDKTYTFDTPQGRKTLTDLFDGRSQLIVYHFMLGPDWEEGCVGCSFLSDHMTGIVTHLEHHDVSYVTVSRAPLAKIESFRKRMGWTFAWVSSNGSDFNFDYHVSFTPEELASKKAFYNFTEDDVGIDEQHGHSVFYKDENGDVYHTYSCYGRGDERFINTYAHLDVTPKGRNEDSNLTDWVRHHDRYEEKAQGGCAACGS; from the coding sequence ATGGAACCGCAACACCGTATTGGCTCGCAGGAGGAATGGCTGGCTGCCAGCCGGGCATTGCTGGCCGAAGAAAAAGCGCACATGCGCGCCGGCGACGAACTTGCTCGCAAACGCCGCGCGCTGCCGTGGGTCAGGATCGACAAGACCTATACCTTCGATACGCCGCAAGGCCGCAAGACGCTGACCGATCTGTTCGACGGGCGCAGCCAGTTGATCGTCTATCACTTCATGCTGGGCCCGGATTGGGAGGAGGGCTGCGTCGGCTGCTCGTTCCTGTCGGATCACATGACAGGGATCGTCACGCATCTCGAACATCACGATGTGTCTTACGTGACGGTGTCGCGTGCGCCGCTCGCGAAGATCGAGAGCTTCAGGAAACGCATGGGCTGGACCTTCGCCTGGGTGTCCTCGAACGGCAGTGATTTCAATTTCGATTATCACGTGTCGTTCACGCCGGAAGAGTTGGCGAGCAAGAAAGCGTTCTACAACTTCACCGAGGACGATGTCGGCATCGACGAACAACACGGCCACAGTGTCTTCTACAAGGACGAGAACGGCGACGTGTATCACACGTATTCCTGCTATGGGCGCGGTGACGAACGCTTCATCAATACCTATGCGCATCTCGACGTCACGCCGAAGGGTCGCAATGAAGACAGCAATCTGACCGACTGGGTCAGGCATCACGACCGCTATGAAGAAAAGGCGCAAGGCGGCTGCGCTGCGTGCGGTTCCTGA
- a CDS encoding SRPBCC domain-containing protein translates to MTWMHPGGADVVRAELDVRVDGRYAIVYRKPDGNEVEVNGQYLEVVPDRKLVFSWIWRYSPEHESQVTLLLEPDGDGTWLTLTHERLADEAQREDHRRGWTDGIDSLERYVA, encoded by the coding sequence ATGACGTGGATGCATCCGGGCGGCGCGGACGTCGTGCGCGCGGAACTGGATGTGCGCGTCGACGGGCGTTACGCGATCGTGTATCGCAAGCCGGACGGCAACGAAGTCGAGGTCAACGGTCAGTATCTGGAGGTGGTGCCCGACCGCAAGCTGGTCTTCTCGTGGATATGGCGCTATAGCCCGGAGCATGAATCGCAGGTCACGTTGCTGCTGGAACCGGACGGTGACGGCACGTGGCTCACGCTCACACATGAACGTCTTGCCGACGAAGCTCAGCGCGAAGATCATCGCCGCGGCTGGACAGACGGGATCGATTCGCTCGAACGCTACGTGGCCTGA